The following nucleotide sequence is from Pseudomonadota bacterium.
TTGGGTCACGTGCCGGGCGCAGCCCTCACAGGTCATCCCCTCGATACGCAGCGTAAAATGGATTCGATTGCTCATGGGACACCCCCGTAATCAGCTCGCGCCCTTAAGAGCCCGTCCCCGCCGGATCGCCGTCAGACCCTTTGAGCGGTACGCCGCCCTTCGCATGGCATTCCTTCTTTGGCACGCTGAGATACCCGCGGCCCTTGCACGCGTTCTGGCCGTTGCAGGCATTAAACGCGGTCGTGCACGCGCTGGTGCCCTTGCAGGAATTGATGCCCCAGCAGGCGATTTTGCCCGCCTCAGCCTGGGGCACCACGGCATCGACGGACTTGTACATCGCATAGAAGGCCGCGGCGGCCGCCACACTCAGGGCCGCCCCCTTGGCCACGCGGGTCGCGAGCTCTGGCTTCTTCGCCTCCCCGGTCATCGAGGTCTCAGGCTCCTCACACACCTGTGGGGCGCACGCAGCTACTCGCCGGCCGTTGACCACATCCCACACGCTGCTCGCAACCAACAGCGCAAGCCCCCCATAGACCGTCCACGGCATCGGGTAGAGCCCGGTGACCGAGAGCCACAAGCCGGCTGCGCCGAAAACGCCACCGCCCAGGCCCAACCAGAAGGGGGCGAGGTCCGCATGGCCGCGCGCGGAGCGGTATAGGAGCCAAAGGCTTAAGCCAATAAACCCCACGAAGATGGGAAAGAGATAGGCATCGTGGATCAGGAACCCGAGACCCACCGCGCCCACCGCGGCGATGACCGCCGATATTCCTAAGCAGCACGCGGCCGCGATGGCTGCGCCGATGAGCGCGGAAAATTGTTTCATGAAATCCTGCATGTCTCTCTCCTCCGGTGGTTACCCCGAAGATCACCGGTTTTACGGACAGGTGCGCGGGGTTCGATCAAAATAACTCGTGGCTTCGTGTCATGGGCCGTCGATCCCTTTGCCGCGCCAGATCCGGATGGCGGCGCAGAGCGAGAGCAAGAAGAGCACGGAAAACAGCATGACCGCCTCGTCGAAATGCGCCGCGAGCAAAGCGCCGGCAGCGGTCCCCGAGAATGCGAGCGCAAGCAGCGGCACATGACAGGGACAGGTGATGAGC
It contains:
- a CDS encoding cation transporter → MSNRIHFTLRIEGMTCEGCARHVTQALCARHRER
- a CDS encoding mercury resistance protein, whose translation is MIKSDELILTQDSAPTRRRRWSCALGFLALITCPCHVPLLALAFSGTAAGALLAAHFDEAVMLFSVLFLLSLCAAIRIWRGKGIDGP